TTGGTATCACCTCGGGGGCAAGTACGGACGCACCCAACAAAACACGTCCTGATGGTATTACCGTATCCTGTGGCTACCGGGCCTACTTCTCACCCGTGGCTCAAATTAGAGTTGCATACCCAAATACGACGTTCATCTTCACCCGATAGACTTCTGATATGAGACAAGCATTCGTGACATCAAGCCGTTTAATGTTTGTACTTGTCTGTCTGGGAGCCTTAGTTGGTTTTTGCACTACAACTGCTTTAGGTGCCACTAATCAACTCCCGGAGCTAAGAATCAGCGTGCATAGTAAAGGCGAGGACCAAGTTATCGATGTAATTCTTCGTAATAATCGTCCAACTCCTGTAGAGCTGTCTTACAGCGAGTGCGATTTCAGTTACGTTATAAATATTGGAGGCAAGGTTTACACCTGGCCGACCAAACAACCATTCGAGTTTGCCAGTCCCTGCCCAGGAGTCATTCGCGTCAGGAAAATTCCTGCTCAATCTCGCCTGACGCTTTTTTCAAGGTCGCTAACACCTGACGCCGCGAGCAATCTCAAGGCAGCAGATCACAAGATCACGGGCGAATTTAGGTTCAGGTACTCACCGTTGAATTCTGGGCAGATGAAGATTACGACATTCAAAATGAAGTCATGACAGCAAAAGTTTGACTGGCAAGGACAATCCATAAGCGTTCTCGAGAACCGCAAATTCAGACAAGAACGCGCAGCGAGGGAAGGCCACTTTCGTGCCTTCCCTTTTCAGTCTTCGTGAGAGCCCGTCCTCTCTGCGCTCTGTGCCACGGCGTTCATCAGGACGCTCAGGCGGCGGCCGTCGCCGGCGGCCCGGTGGTGCCGAGCGTCCAGACGCACGCCTTCCATCCGGAACGCCGCGTCCAGGCTGACCCAATGGAAATCGCTGTGGTATTCCGAATACTCGCCCCAGATTTGCGCGCCCACATGCATCGCGCAGCGCCACTCCACTTCCGGCCAGGACAAGTCGTGCAGGCTGCTCGAC
This sequence is a window from Deinococcus aestuarii. Protein-coding genes within it:
- a CDS encoding exonuclease domain-containing protein; this encodes MVSPTGEVPFESLVRPLGPVSEEARAVHGVTDEELAAAPTWPEVDARLVPLLRGRELVAWSASFDRRVLRRSSSLHDLSWPEVEWRCAMHVGAQIWGEYSEYHSDFHWVSLDAAFRMEGVRLDARHHRAAGDGRRLSVLMNAVAQSAERTGSHED